The window CCATCGGCTTAACGGGTGCCAAAATACAAACAGGAACAGTCGATAGTTTACTGCGTGGTGGTATTTCTTTTGCCACACCAGAAGAACAACCTTTGTCACCATTGGCTAAACAAGAAGAGCATTTCTTGCTGCATAAAGAAGCTGATGACAAATGGAGAACATGGCGTACCGCCATTCCTCGTGACTAGTAACACCTAGCTGTTATAACGATGTAATTTTTGATTAAAGGAGCGCTTTTGCGCTCCTTTCTTTTTAGAAAAATGATAACAAAAAACCTGTTCAATCAAGCTTGAGCGTTCGATTATTCCTAGTATTTGGTATAGAATCTCGCCCCATTGCTAGTTAATCGAGATAGTCTCTTGAATCCTAAAACCTATATCCCAGACACATTTATTGAAATGATCCGTGAAATCATGCCAGAGCATCTAAGCATGGATGAATTTATCGCATCATGTAGAACACCTTTACGCCGTAGTATTCGCGTGAATACATTAAAAATTAGCGTTGAAGATTTTCTTGTTCGTGTGTCTGATAAAGATTGGACGTTAACACCAGTACCATGGTGTGACACAGGGTTTTGGATTGAACGAGAAGATGAAAAGTCGGTATCGTTAGGTAATACAGCAGAGCACATGGCTGGCTTGTTCTATATTCAAGAAGCAAGCTCTATGATGCCTGTAACTGCATTATTAAAAAATAACGATGCGTTAGATTGTGTACTTGATATGGCATCGGCTCCCGGTTCAAAAACAACGCAAATTGCTTGTGCGATGCAAAACCGTGGCGTATTAGTGGCGAATGAATTAGCCGCAAGCCGTATTAAAGTGCTTCACGCAAACCTACAGCGTTGTGGTGTTTACAATGCAGCACTCACCCATTTTGACGGCTGTGTGTTTGGTGGTTGGGCACCAGAGTCATTTGATACTATTTTGCTTGATGCGCCTTGTTCAGGTGAGGGCGCTATTCGTAAAGACGGCGATGCAATGGCGAACTGGAGCCTAAGTTCCATTGAAGACATCGCAGCCATTCAACGAAACCTTATTATTAGTGCCTTTCAGGCGCTGAAAACAGGCGGCATGATGGTGTATTCAACGTGTACACTTAACCTTAGCGAAAATCAGCATGTCTGCCATTTTCTGAAAGAAACATTTGGTGATGCCGTTGAATTTGAGCCATTAGGCGACCTATTTGAAGGTGCAGAAAAGTCCTTAACAGAAGACGGTTTCTTACACGTTTATCCTCAAATATTCGACAGTGAAGGCTTCTTTGTTGCCCGTATTCGTAAACAT is drawn from Photobacterium profundum SS9 and contains these coding sequences:
- the rsmF gene encoding 16S rRNA (cytosine(1407)-C(5))-methyltransferase RsmF, giving the protein MNPKTYIPDTFIEMIREIMPEHLSMDEFIASCRTPLRRSIRVNTLKISVEDFLVRVSDKDWTLTPVPWCDTGFWIEREDEKSVSLGNTAEHMAGLFYIQEASSMMPVTALLKNNDALDCVLDMASAPGSKTTQIACAMQNRGVLVANELAASRIKVLHANLQRCGVYNAALTHFDGCVFGGWAPESFDTILLDAPCSGEGAIRKDGDAMANWSLSSIEDIAAIQRNLIISAFQALKTGGMMVYSTCTLNLSENQHVCHFLKETFGDAVEFEPLGDLFEGAEKSLTEDGFLHVYPQIFDSEGFFVARIRKHAAVETPKVKKRMGKFPFTIVADADKAIIAEQLQATLSITLPAESDVWVREKEVWLFPANLRPLIGEIRFQRMGVKLAEQHKKGYRWQHEAVMTLATGKEDVAIDLAPEQAKEWFMGRDIRPENLLGKGEVVVTYRDYPIGIGKWVGNRIKNGLPRELVRDTNLFDI